In one window of Pseudoalteromonas espejiana DSM 9414 DNA:
- the rpoC gene encoding DNA-directed RNA polymerase subunit beta' encodes MKDLLKFLKQQNKTEEFDAIRIGLASPDMVRSWSYGEVKKPETINYRTFKPERDGLFCARIFGPVKDYECLCGKYKRLKHRGVICEKCGVEVTLTKVRRDRMGHIDLASPVAHIWFLKSLPSRIGLMLDMTLRDIERVLYFESFVVTEPGMTTLERGQLLGEEEYLDALEEHGDEFEAKMGAEAVLDLLRELDLGQLIAEMREELPTINSETKRKKITKRLKLMESFHQSGNNPEWMIMTVLPVLPPDLRPLVPLDGGRFATSDLNDLYRRVINRNNRLKRLLDLAAPDIIVRNEKRMLQEAVDALLDNGRRGRAITGSNKRPLKSLADMIKGKQGRFRQNLLGKRVDYSGRSVITVGPTLKLHQCGLPKKMALELFKPFIYGKLERRGMATTIKAAKKMVEREVAEVWDVLDEVIREHPVLLNRAPTLHRLGIQAFEPVLIEGKAIHLHPLVCAAYNADFDGDQMAVHVPLTLEAQLEARALMMSTNNILSPENGEPIIVPSQDVVLGLYYMTRDRINAKGEGIVFKDPKEAEKAYRSGNAELHARVKVRISQSVKNEVGEVEDTITLIDTTVGRAILSLILPKGMPFESINQALGKKQISGLLNECYRRLGLKDTVVFADQVMYTGFHYAMKSGVSIGIDDLVIPPVKASIIESAEAEVTEINQQFQSGLVTAGEKYNKVIDIWSRVNENLSREMMANLSKDTVINAKGEEEEQPSFNSVFMMADSGARGSAAQIRQLAGMRGLMARPDGSIIETPITANFREGLNVLQYFISTHGARKGLADTALKTANSGYLTRRLVDVAQDLVINEDDCGTEDGLTMKPLIEGGDVVEALRERVLGRVVAEPVVIPNTNTVLVERNIMLDEKLCDLLEEHSVDEVRVRSVITCDNDFGVCAKCYGRDLARGHIINAGESVGVIAAQSIGEPGTQLTMRTFHIGGAASRASAENNVQVKTDGTLKLHNAKYVLNTDGKIVITSRSTEITIIDSFGREKERYKVPYGAVLTVQDNAEVQGNDIVATWDPHSHPIVLEHKSKISFSDIDDSNTEAQTDELTGLTRVVVKDLAKVNAKEPKLIIESEERGLQETRLPSFTTIEVTDGVTANPGDVLARIPQEGSKTRDITGGLPRVADLFEARKPKDPAILAEITGTISFGKETKGKKRLVITPAEGDHYEEMIPKWRQLNVFEGEQVSKGEVIADGPESPHDILRLRGVTHVANYIVNEVQEVYRLQGVKINDKHIETIIRQMLRKCTILDGGDTEFLAGEQIEVARVNIANRDLEKQGKIPAKFEIQLMGITKASLATESFISAASFQETTRVLTDAAVNGKSDELRGLKENVIVGRLIPAGTGFAYHQDRMARRKQGEVVEEQTVSAEEATQALTDALNADLSGNQ; translated from the coding sequence GTGAAAGACTTACTTAAGTTTCTGAAGCAACAAAATAAGACCGAAGAATTCGATGCAATTCGCATTGGTCTTGCTTCACCAGACATGGTTCGTTCATGGTCATACGGTGAAGTAAAGAAACCTGAGACTATTAACTACCGTACTTTCAAGCCTGAGCGCGATGGCTTATTCTGTGCCCGTATTTTCGGCCCAGTGAAAGATTATGAGTGTTTATGTGGTAAATATAAACGCCTTAAACACCGTGGTGTGATCTGTGAGAAGTGTGGCGTTGAAGTTACACTTACTAAAGTGCGTCGTGATCGTATGGGTCATATCGACCTTGCGAGCCCAGTAGCACATATATGGTTTTTAAAATCATTACCGTCACGTATTGGCTTAATGCTTGATATGACGCTTCGTGATATTGAACGTGTTCTTTACTTCGAATCATTCGTAGTAACTGAGCCTGGTATGACAACGCTTGAGCGTGGTCAGCTATTAGGTGAAGAAGAATACCTAGATGCACTAGAAGAGCACGGTGATGAGTTTGAAGCTAAGATGGGTGCAGAAGCAGTATTAGACTTGCTTCGTGAACTTGATCTTGGCCAACTAATTGCTGAGATGCGTGAAGAGTTACCTACAATTAACTCTGAAACTAAGCGTAAAAAGATTACTAAACGTCTTAAGTTAATGGAATCGTTCCACCAATCAGGTAATAACCCTGAGTGGATGATCATGACAGTACTTCCAGTATTGCCACCAGATCTACGTCCATTAGTACCACTAGACGGTGGTCGTTTTGCGACATCTGATCTAAACGACCTTTACCGTCGTGTTATTAACCGTAATAACCGTCTTAAGCGTCTATTAGATTTAGCAGCTCCAGACATTATTGTACGCAACGAAAAACGTATGTTACAAGAAGCGGTTGATGCGCTACTTGATAACGGTCGTCGTGGTCGTGCAATTACAGGTTCTAACAAGCGTCCGCTTAAATCTCTTGCTGATATGATCAAGGGTAAGCAAGGTCGTTTCCGTCAGAACTTACTTGGTAAGCGTGTAGATTACTCTGGTCGTTCTGTAATCACTGTTGGTCCTACACTTAAGCTTCACCAATGTGGTCTTCCTAAGAAGATGGCACTTGAGCTATTCAAACCATTTATCTATGGCAAATTAGAGCGTCGTGGCATGGCTACGACAATCAAAGCTGCTAAGAAAATGGTAGAGCGCGAAGTAGCGGAAGTATGGGATGTACTAGACGAAGTAATTCGTGAACATCCAGTATTACTTAACCGTGCACCTACACTTCACCGTTTAGGTATCCAAGCGTTCGAACCTGTACTAATTGAAGGTAAAGCAATCCATTTACACCCATTAGTATGTGCGGCTTACAACGCCGACTTCGATGGTGACCAAATGGCGGTACACGTACCGTTAACGCTTGAAGCTCAGTTAGAAGCTCGTGCACTAATGATGTCTACTAACAACATTCTATCTCCTGAGAATGGTGAGCCAATCATCGTTCCTTCACAGGATGTTGTATTAGGTCTTTACTACATGACGCGCGATCGCATTAATGCGAAAGGCGAAGGCATTGTATTTAAAGATCCTAAAGAAGCAGAAAAAGCATACCGTAGTGGTAATGCAGAACTTCACGCTCGCGTAAAAGTTCGTATTAGCCAATCAGTTAAAAATGAAGTAGGCGAAGTAGAAGATACTATTACGCTTATCGATACTACTGTTGGTCGTGCAATTCTGTCTCTAATTTTACCTAAAGGCATGCCGTTTGAGTCAATCAACCAAGCATTAGGTAAAAAGCAGATTTCTGGCTTATTAAACGAGTGTTACCGTCGTCTAGGTCTTAAAGACACAGTTGTGTTTGCTGACCAAGTTATGTACACCGGTTTCCACTACGCAATGAAGTCAGGTGTTTCAATTGGTATCGATGACTTAGTTATCCCGCCAGTTAAAGCATCAATAATTGAATCAGCTGAAGCTGAAGTTACTGAAATCAACCAACAATTCCAATCAGGTCTTGTAACGGCTGGCGAAAAGTACAATAAAGTTATCGATATCTGGTCACGTGTAAATGAAAACTTATCACGTGAAATGATGGCCAACTTGTCAAAAGACACGGTTATCAATGCTAAAGGTGAAGAAGAAGAGCAACCGTCATTTAACTCAGTGTTTATGATGGCCGACTCAGGTGCTCGTGGTAGTGCCGCTCAGATCCGTCAGCTAGCAGGTATGCGTGGTCTAATGGCACGTCCAGATGGTTCAATCATCGAGACGCCAATCACGGCTAACTTCCGTGAAGGTCTAAACGTACTTCAGTACTTCATCTCAACGCACGGTGCGCGTAAAGGTCTTGCCGATACAGCACTTAAAACAGCTAACTCAGGTTACCTAACGCGTCGTCTAGTAGACGTTGCACAAGATTTGGTAATCAACGAAGACGACTGTGGCACAGAAGATGGCTTAACAATGAAACCGCTTATTGAAGGTGGTGACGTTGTAGAAGCACTTCGTGAACGTGTACTAGGTCGTGTTGTAGCTGAGCCTGTTGTTATCCCTAATACTAATACTGTATTAGTTGAACGTAACATCATGCTTGATGAAAAACTGTGTGACCTTTTAGAAGAGCACTCAGTAGATGAAGTTCGCGTACGTTCTGTTATCACATGTGATAACGATTTTGGTGTATGTGCTAAGTGTTATGGTCGTGACCTTGCACGTGGTCATATCATCAACGCAGGTGAATCAGTAGGTGTTATCGCGGCACAGTCAATCGGTGAGCCGGGTACACAGCTTACGATGCGTACGTTCCATATCGGTGGTGCGGCATCAAGAGCATCAGCTGAAAACAACGTACAAGTTAAAACTGACGGTACTTTAAAATTACATAACGCTAAGTATGTACTTAATACCGACGGTAAGATTGTAATTACTTCACGTTCAACTGAAATCACTATCATTGATAGCTTCGGTCGTGAAAAAGAGCGTTATAAAGTACCTTACGGTGCGGTATTAACAGTGCAAGACAATGCAGAAGTTCAAGGTAACGATATTGTTGCTACTTGGGACCCGCATAGTCACCCAATCGTTCTTGAGCATAAATCAAAGATCTCGTTCAGCGACATCGATGATTCAAATACAGAAGCACAAACTGACGAACTAACCGGTTTAACCCGCGTAGTTGTTAAAGACCTTGCTAAAGTAAATGCTAAAGAGCCTAAGCTTATCATCGAAAGTGAAGAGCGCGGCTTGCAAGAAACACGTCTGCCTTCATTCACTACGATTGAAGTTACAGATGGCGTTACAGCAAACCCAGGTGACGTACTAGCACGTATTCCGCAAGAAGGTTCGAAAACTCGTGATATCACGGGTGGTCTACCACGCGTAGCCGACTTATTTGAAGCACGTAAGCCAAAAGATCCAGCTATCTTAGCTGAAATCACAGGTACTATTAGCTTCGGTAAAGAGACTAAAGGTAAGAAGCGTTTAGTTATTACTCCAGCTGAAGGCGATCATTACGAAGAAATGATTCCTAAGTGGCGTCAACTTAACGTGTTTGAAGGTGAGCAAGTGTCTAAAGGTGAAGTTATCGCCGATGGTCCTGAATCACCACATGACATCTTACGCCTACGTGGTGTGACTCATGTTGCTAACTACATTGTTAACGAAGTGCAAGAGGTTTACCGTTTGCAGGGCGTTAAGATCAATGATAAGCACATTGAAACTATTATTCGTCAAATGCTACGTAAATGTACCATTCTTGACGGCGGTGATACTGAGTTCTTAGCGGGTGAGCAAATTGAAGTAGCTCGCGTTAATATCGCTAATCGTGACCTTGAAAAACAAGGTAAAATCCCAGCTAAGTTTGAAATACAACTTATGGGTATCACGAAAGCATCACTAGCAACAGAATCTTTCATCTCGGCAGCGTCTTTCCAAGAAACAACACGTGTTCTTACAGATGCAGCTGTGAATGGTAAGAGCGATGAGCTTCGTGGTCTGAAAGAAAACGTAATCGTGGGTCGTTTGATCCCAGCCGGTACTGGCTTTGCGTATCACCAAGACCGTATGGCTCGCCGCAAGCAGGGTGAAGTTGTTGAAGAGCAAACTGTAAGTGCAGAAGAGGCAACTCAAGCATTAACAGACGCTCTGAACGCAGATTTATCTGGAAATCAATAA
- the rpsL gene encoding 30S ribosomal protein S12: protein MATINQLVRKPRRSKVTKSNSAALKACPQKRGVCTRVYTTTPKKPNSALRKVARVRLTNGFEVTSYIGGEGHNLQEHSVILIRGGRVKDLPGVRFHTVRGALDCAGVSDRRQARSKYGAKRPKG from the coding sequence ATGGCAACTATTAACCAGCTAGTGCGTAAGCCACGTCGTAGCAAGGTTACTAAAAGTAACTCAGCTGCGCTTAAAGCGTGTCCGCAAAAGCGTGGTGTATGTACTCGCGTATATACAACTACACCTAAGAAACCAAACTCAGCGTTACGTAAAGTAGCTCGTGTACGTTTAACTAACGGTTTCGAAGTAACTTCATACATCGGTGGTGAAGGTCATAACCTTCAAGAGCACAGTGTAATCCTAATCCGTGGTGGTCGTGTTAAAGATTTACCAGGTGTGCGTTTTCACACTGTACGCGGTGCACTTGACTGTGCAGGCGTTAGCGACCGTCGTCAAGCTCGTTCTAAATACGGTGCAAAACGCCCTAAAGGCTAA